Proteins encoded in a region of the Ancylobacter sp. SL191 genome:
- the glgA gene encoding glycogen synthase GlgA has product MSGLKVLSVVSEIYPLVKTGGLADVAGALPAALAPHTVEMRTLIPGYPAVMAALETAEPVYHFDHLFGGPGRLLAARAAGLDLFVIDAAHLYDRPGGPYAGPDGVDWIDNAQRFAALGAVASGIGLGLVPAFVPEVVQAHDWQAGLAPAYLHYSGGRRPGTVVTVHNIAFQGKFAPELAPTLGFPPEAMSIHGIEYYGTLGYLKAALKLSDRITTVSPTYAGEILQPEAGMGLEGLLNDREHVVHGILNGLDEAAWNPAADTLIPAPFDLKRIKARDANKAALQAAFGLEPNPETLVFGVVSRLSWQKGLDLLADSLGTILELGAQLVLLGSGDADLAARFAGAAAVNPGRIGVRLGYDESVAHLIQAGSDALVVPSRFEPCGLTQLSALRYGALPVVARVGGLADTVIDVNEVARTAGVGTGVQFSPVTVPALQLALRRTHQLWQDQKLWKKLQRNAMTTDVSWDRAARDYATLFRDLVAERNA; this is encoded by the coding sequence CCGGCGGTCTCGCTGATGTCGCCGGCGCGCTGCCGGCGGCGCTCGCTCCCCACACTGTGGAGATGCGCACGCTCATCCCCGGCTATCCCGCCGTGATGGCGGCGCTGGAGACGGCGGAGCCCGTCTATCACTTCGATCATCTGTTCGGTGGTCCCGGCCGGCTGCTCGCCGCCCGCGCGGCGGGGCTCGATCTCTTCGTGATCGACGCCGCCCATCTCTATGACCGGCCGGGCGGGCCCTATGCCGGGCCGGACGGGGTAGACTGGATCGACAATGCCCAGCGCTTCGCCGCGCTGGGCGCCGTCGCCTCGGGCATCGGCCTCGGGCTGGTGCCGGCCTTCGTGCCGGAAGTGGTGCAGGCGCATGACTGGCAGGCGGGTCTCGCGCCGGCCTATCTGCATTATTCCGGCGGTCGCCGGCCGGGCACCGTCGTCACGGTCCACAACATCGCCTTCCAGGGCAAGTTCGCGCCGGAGCTGGCGCCGACGCTCGGCTTCCCGCCGGAAGCGATGAGCATTCACGGCATCGAATATTACGGCACGCTCGGCTATCTCAAGGCGGCGCTCAAGCTGTCGGATCGCATCACCACGGTCTCGCCGACCTATGCCGGCGAGATCCTCCAGCCGGAAGCCGGCATGGGGCTGGAAGGGCTGCTGAACGATCGCGAGCATGTGGTCCACGGTATTCTCAACGGCCTCGACGAGGCGGCGTGGAACCCGGCGGCGGACACGCTCATCCCGGCGCCCTTCGACCTCAAGCGGATCAAGGCGCGCGATGCCAATAAGGCGGCGCTGCAGGCGGCGTTCGGGCTGGAGCCGAACCCGGAGACGCTGGTGTTCGGCGTGGTCAGCCGGCTGTCCTGGCAGAAGGGGCTGGACCTCCTGGCCGACAGCCTCGGCACCATATTGGAGCTCGGTGCGCAGCTCGTGCTGCTCGGCTCGGGCGATGCGGACCTTGCCGCGCGCTTTGCCGGCGCGGCTGCGGTCAATCCCGGCCGCATCGGTGTGCGGCTTGGCTATGACGAGTCGGTGGCGCACCTCATCCAGGCGGGGTCCGACGCGCTGGTGGTTCCCTCGCGCTTCGAGCCCTGTGGGCTGACGCAGCTCTCGGCGCTGCGTTATGGCGCGCTCCCCGTGGTGGCGCGCGTGGGTGGTCTGGCCGATACGGTGATCGATGTGAACGAGGTGGCGCGCACCGCCGGGGTCGGCACCGGCGTGCAGTTCTCGCCCGTGACGGTGCCGGCGCTCCAGCTCGCGCTGCGCCGGACCCATCAGCTCTGGCAGGACCAGAAGCTGTGGAAGAAGCTGCAGCGCAACGCCATGACCACGGACGTCTCCTGGGACCGCGCCGCGCGGGACTATGCGACGCTGTTCCGCGACCTCGTGGCGGAGCGCAACGCGTGA
- the glgX gene encoding glycogen debranching protein GlgX: protein MSAGRVSTGRAEPLGVTLDAAGVNVAVFSAHAESIEFCLFDADDREIARIPLPGRTGDVFHGHIAGVSEGARYGLRAAGPWAPERGHRFNPAKLLVDPYAVRLDRPFALHATQFDARVQGAARDDADSAPFVPKAIVTPDLTAAPSVPAFGWDGQVIYELHVRGFTQLNEAVPVGLRGTFAGLAEPAALDHLVTLGITTVELMPSMAWVDERHLPPLGLSNYWGYNPVVFGAPDPRLAPGGFAEVTQAIAALHGAGIKVVLDVVLNHSGESDAFGPTLSLRGLDNATYYRHAADDPGRLINDAGTGNTLALERAPVLRLAMDALRRWAATGLDGFRFDLAATLGRRADGFDPHAPFLAALQQDPVLRDLALIAEPWDIGPGGYQVGQFPPGWGEWNDRFRDDVRRFWRGEAGTIGDLATRLAGSADLFAARRRPLTRGINFVTAHDGFTLADLVAYERKHNEANGEDNRDGTNDNRSWNHGIEGPTDDAGVIAARRRDVRGLLATLLMARGTPMLTMGDEAGRSQSGNNNAYAQDNALTWLDWGGWTPISPPSPRG, encoded by the coding sequence GTGAGCGCCGGCCGCGTCTCAACGGGTCGCGCCGAACCCCTTGGTGTGACCCTCGACGCGGCCGGGGTGAATGTCGCGGTGTTCTCCGCCCATGCCGAGAGCATCGAATTCTGCCTGTTCGACGCGGATGATCGGGAGATCGCCCGCATCCCCCTGCCGGGGCGGACGGGGGATGTGTTCCACGGCCACATTGCCGGGGTGAGCGAGGGCGCGCGCTACGGCTTGCGCGCCGCCGGGCCCTGGGCGCCCGAGCGCGGGCACCGCTTCAACCCGGCGAAGCTGCTGGTCGATCCCTATGCCGTCCGGCTCGACCGGCCCTTCGCCCTGCACGCGACCCAGTTCGACGCGCGGGTGCAGGGCGCGGCGCGGGACGACGCGGATAGCGCGCCCTTCGTGCCGAAGGCCATCGTCACGCCGGACCTGACGGCTGCCCCCTCTGTGCCGGCGTTCGGCTGGGATGGGCAGGTGATCTATGAGCTGCATGTGCGCGGCTTCACCCAGCTTAACGAGGCCGTGCCGGTGGGCCTGCGCGGCACCTTCGCCGGGCTGGCGGAGCCGGCGGCGCTCGATCATCTGGTCACGCTCGGCATCACCACGGTCGAGCTCATGCCCTCCATGGCGTGGGTGGATGAGCGCCATCTGCCCCCGCTCGGGCTGAGCAATTACTGGGGGTATAACCCGGTGGTGTTCGGCGCGCCCGACCCGCGCCTCGCGCCGGGCGGCTTCGCCGAGGTGACACAGGCAATCGCGGCACTGCATGGCGCGGGCATCAAGGTGGTGCTCGACGTGGTGCTGAACCATTCCGGCGAGAGCGACGCTTTCGGGCCCACGCTCAGCCTGCGCGGTCTCGATAACGCGACCTATTACCGGCACGCCGCGGACGATCCCGGCCGGCTGATCAACGATGCCGGCACCGGCAACACGCTGGCGCTGGAACGCGCGCCGGTGCTGCGCCTCGCCATGGACGCGCTGCGCCGCTGGGCCGCGACCGGGCTCGACGGTTTCCGCTTCGACCTGGCCGCGACGCTCGGGCGCCGGGCGGACGGCTTCGACCCGCACGCACCCTTCCTCGCCGCCCTGCAGCAGGATCCTGTGCTGCGCGACCTCGCACTGATCGCCGAGCCCTGGGATATCGGGCCCGGCGGCTATCAGGTCGGGCAGTTCCCGCCCGGCTGGGGCGAGTGGAACGACCGGTTCCGCGACGATGTCCGCCGCTTCTGGCGCGGCGAGGCCGGCACGATCGGCGATCTGGCGACGCGGCTGGCGGGCTCAGCCGATCTGTTCGCGGCGCGCCGCCGCCCGCTCACGCGCGGCATCAATTTCGTCACGGCCCATGATGGCTTCACGCTGGCCGACCTCGTCGCCTATGAGCGCAAGCACAATGAGGCGAATGGAGAGGACAACCGCGACGGCACGAATGACAACCGCAGCTGGAACCACGGCATTGAGGGGCCGACCGACGACGCGGGCGTGATCGCGGCGCGCCGGCGGGATGTGCGCGGCCTGCTGGCGACGCTGCTCATGGCGCGCGGTACGCCCATGCTCACCATGGGCGACGAAGCCGGCCGCTCGCAGTCCGGCAACAACAATGCCTATGCGCAGGACAATGCGCTGACCTGGCTCGACTGGGGGGGCTGGACGCCGATCTCGCCGCCTTCACCGCGCGGCTGA
- the malQ gene encoding 4-alpha-glucanotransferase, translating into MEWRAPEGGAPSWGDPEARALVAVFYAPASGEAPADRVAVAFNAGWTGRPLVLPVPRDGHVWQVAADTADTARAGDNMPAELAARAVLIIVETPAPEAPRRAPDPALLERLSAAAGIANEWWDVEGTQHIVPDDTKRALLAGLRLPAGSIGEVADSLATLSEQRFGRDVPFAHVLQIGAAPELTLAGAAARATGRLDAVIELESGDTVAFPIRPDEGRSAEVERPDGRLARTLTVPLPELPIGRHVVRLGETSCALTIAPPACYLPMALADGERWFGIGTHLYTLRRASADQGIGDFTALTELGTRAAGEGAKVLGLNPLHALLPNERERASPYSPSDRRFLDPIYIDVVALGASMNDFPALAAKPSVDYTGVWKAKEAALRRAFAGFREDEDFTRFVTDGGAMLERFATFQAIAEAFPGKVWRDWPDGLADATGPAVAAFAREKAEAVRFALWQQWVADRQLGAAAVRVKEAGLSLGFYRDLAVGTSFDGAEAWSEAGMLMPGVTIGAPPDPLGPEGQNWNLPPFDPLAWLRDGYASFARLVAANMRHAGALRIDHVMGLRRLFLIPQGASGTEGTYLAMPFEDLAAQVALESHRARCLVVGEDLGTVPGGMREHLAEQRMLSYRVLWFERQDEVFIAPQDYPPLAAACVSTHDLPTLPGWWDGVDFDERLTLGLDDAAAVAKAREARAAEKAELAAALLREGLIDAAPVEGEPLSDAFFVALHAYVARTRSMLALAQIDDLGGERVAVNLPGTDTERPNWRRRLATPVETVLDTPRAKAALAAMRAERGRTS; encoded by the coding sequence GTGGAATGGCGCGCGCCGGAAGGCGGCGCACCCAGCTGGGGCGATCCCGAGGCGCGGGCGCTGGTCGCTGTGTTCTACGCGCCCGCTAGCGGCGAGGCGCCGGCCGACCGCGTGGCCGTGGCCTTCAATGCTGGCTGGACCGGGCGTCCGCTCGTGCTGCCGGTGCCGCGCGACGGGCATGTCTGGCAGGTCGCCGCCGACACGGCGGACACCGCCCGCGCTGGCGATAACATGCCGGCGGAACTCGCGGCCCGCGCGGTGCTCATCATCGTGGAGACGCCGGCGCCTGAGGCGCCGCGCCGCGCGCCCGATCCGGCGCTGCTGGAGCGGCTGTCGGCGGCGGCCGGCATCGCCAATGAGTGGTGGGATGTCGAGGGCACCCAGCACATCGTGCCGGATGACACCAAGCGGGCGCTGCTCGCCGGGCTCCGCCTGCCGGCGGGTTCCATCGGTGAGGTGGCGGACAGCCTCGCCACGCTCTCCGAGCAGCGTTTCGGCCGCGACGTGCCCTTCGCCCATGTCCTGCAGATCGGCGCGGCGCCCGAACTGACACTGGCCGGCGCTGCCGCTCGTGCCACCGGCCGGCTCGACGCGGTGATCGAGCTGGAGAGCGGCGACACCGTCGCTTTCCCGATCCGCCCGGATGAAGGACGGTCCGCCGAGGTGGAGCGGCCGGATGGACGGCTGGCCCGCACGCTCACCGTGCCCCTGCCGGAGCTGCCGATCGGCCGCCATGTGGTGCGGCTGGGCGAGACGTCCTGCGCCCTCACCATCGCCCCGCCAGCCTGCTATCTGCCGATGGCGCTGGCGGATGGCGAACGCTGGTTCGGCATCGGCACGCATCTCTACACGCTGCGCCGCGCCAGTGCCGATCAGGGCATTGGCGATTTCACCGCGCTGACCGAACTGGGCACGCGCGCGGCCGGCGAGGGCGCCAAGGTGCTCGGCCTCAACCCGCTGCACGCGCTGCTGCCGAATGAGCGCGAGCGGGCCAGCCCCTATTCGCCCTCCGACCGGCGCTTCCTCGACCCGATCTATATCGACGTCGTCGCCCTCGGGGCGTCGATGAACGACTTCCCAGCGCTCGCGGCGAAGCCGTCGGTGGACTACACCGGCGTGTGGAAGGCCAAGGAGGCGGCGTTGCGGCGCGCCTTTGCCGGCTTCCGCGAGGATGAGGATTTCACGCGCTTCGTCACGGACGGCGGCGCCATGCTGGAGCGCTTTGCCACCTTCCAGGCGATTGCCGAGGCGTTTCCCGGCAAGGTCTGGCGCGACTGGCCGGACGGGCTCGCCGACGCCACCGGCCCGGCAGTCGCCGCCTTCGCCCGCGAGAAAGCCGAGGCCGTGCGTTTCGCGCTCTGGCAACAATGGGTGGCCGACCGGCAGCTCGGCGCGGCGGCGGTTCGGGTGAAAGAGGCCGGGCTCTCGCTCGGCTTCTACCGTGACCTTGCGGTGGGCACGTCCTTCGATGGCGCGGAAGCGTGGTCGGAGGCGGGCATGCTCATGCCGGGCGTCACCATTGGTGCCCCGCCCGACCCTCTCGGGCCTGAAGGCCAGAACTGGAACCTGCCGCCTTTCGACCCGCTGGCGTGGCTGCGCGATGGCTATGCCAGCTTCGCCCGGCTGGTGGCGGCCAACATGCGCCATGCCGGCGCGCTACGCATCGACCATGTGATGGGGCTGCGCCGGCTCTTCCTAATTCCGCAAGGCGCGAGCGGCACGGAGGGCACCTATCTCGCCATGCCGTTCGAGGATCTCGCCGCGCAGGTCGCGCTGGAGAGCCACCGCGCCCGCTGCCTCGTGGTGGGCGAGGATCTCGGCACCGTGCCCGGTGGCATGCGCGAGCATCTGGCCGAGCAGCGCATGCTCTCCTATCGCGTGCTGTGGTTCGAGCGGCAGGACGAGGTGTTCATCGCGCCACAGGACTATCCCCCGCTCGCGGCGGCCTGCGTCTCAACCCATGACCTGCCCACCCTGCCGGGCTGGTGGGACGGCGTTGATTTCGACGAGCGGCTGACGCTCGGGCTTGATGATGCGGCGGCGGTGGCCAAGGCGCGTGAGGCGCGGGCGGCGGAGAAAGCGGAGCTCGCCGCCGCGCTGCTGCGCGAAGGGCTGATCGACGCCGCCCCCGTGGAAGGCGAGCCGCTGTCGGACGCGTTCTTCGTGGCGCTGCACGCCTATGTCGCGCGCACCCGCTCCATGCTGGCACTCGCCCAGATCGACGATCTCGGCGGCGAGAGGGTGGCGGTCAACCTGCCGGGCACGGATACGGAGCGGCCGAATTGGCGCCGCCGCCTCGCCACGCCCGTCGAAACGGTGCTGGACACGCCACGCGCCAAGGCCGCGCTGGCCGCCATGAGAGCGGAGCGCGGCCGTACCTCGTGA
- the modA gene encoding molybdate ABC transporter substrate-binding protein, giving the protein MPPRAVSSTLSRRLVAGALGVALALLASVPLSAARAQEATTVFAAASLTNAFQDIGKLYKERTGKDVAFSFAASSALAKQLEAGAPAAIFASADLKWMDYTDGKDLTLKATRVTPIGNSLVLIVPADKAAPVTIDAGFDWLAFLGADGKIATGLTDSVPIGIYAKTALTNLGQWDKVKDRVVGAESVRAALALVERGEARAGIVYSTDAAVAKNVKVVATFPASSHPPVEYPFEIVKGQATPATSAFFDFLVGPEAKTIYAKYGFVVK; this is encoded by the coding sequence ATGCCGCCTCGTGCCGTTTCCTCAACCCTGTCCCGCCGCCTTGTGGCCGGCGCGCTCGGCGTCGCTCTGGCCCTGCTGGCCAGCGTGCCGCTGAGCGCCGCACGGGCGCAGGAGGCCACCACCGTCTTCGCGGCGGCCAGCCTCACCAATGCTTTCCAGGACATCGGCAAGCTCTACAAGGAGAGGACCGGAAAGGACGTGGCCTTCTCCTTCGCCGCCTCCTCGGCGCTGGCCAAGCAGCTTGAGGCCGGCGCCCCGGCGGCAATCTTCGCCTCGGCCGACCTCAAGTGGATGGACTACACCGACGGCAAGGATCTGACGCTGAAGGCCACGCGCGTCACGCCCATCGGCAACAGCCTGGTGCTGATCGTCCCGGCGGACAAGGCTGCACCGGTCACCATCGACGCCGGTTTCGACTGGCTGGCCTTCCTCGGCGCCGACGGCAAGATCGCCACCGGCCTCACCGATAGCGTGCCGATCGGCATCTACGCGAAGACGGCGCTGACCAATCTCGGCCAGTGGGACAAGGTGAAGGACCGCGTGGTCGGCGCCGAGAGCGTGCGCGCGGCGCTGGCGCTGGTGGAGCGCGGCGAGGCGCGGGCCGGCATCGTCTACTCGACCGACGCGGCGGTGGCGAAGAACGTCAAGGTCGTCGCCACCTTCCCGGCCAGCAGCCACCCGCCGGTGGAATACCCGTTTGAGATCGTGAAAGGGCAGGCCACGCCGGCAACCAGTGCGTTCTTCGACTTTCTTGTCGGACCGGAAGCCAAGACGATCTATGCAAAGTATGGCTTCGTGGTGAAGTGA
- the modB gene encoding molybdate ABC transporter permease subunit has translation MLTPEEWAAVLLSLRVAFWATFWSLPIAVLAAWALARLDFPGKGLFDGIIYLPLVLPKVVVGYLLLITLGARGSIGQYLDAWFGIKLIFTTAGATVAAAVVSFPLTVNAIRLALEAVDRGLETAARTLGASRLDVFFSVTLPLMLPGVLSGALLAIASALGEFGATITFVSNIEGQTRTIPLAIYSATHMPDGDAAALRLTLVSIVLALASLLLANLVDRRIRVMIGRA, from the coding sequence ATGCTCACCCCCGAGGAATGGGCGGCCGTGCTGTTGAGCCTGAGGGTGGCGTTCTGGGCCACCTTCTGGAGCCTTCCCATCGCGGTGCTGGCCGCCTGGGCGCTGGCGCGGCTCGACTTTCCCGGCAAGGGCCTGTTCGACGGCATCATCTATCTGCCGCTGGTGCTGCCGAAGGTGGTGGTGGGCTATCTGCTGCTCATCACGCTCGGGGCGCGCGGGTCCATCGGCCAGTATCTCGACGCCTGGTTCGGCATCAAGCTGATCTTCACCACGGCGGGCGCCACCGTCGCCGCCGCCGTGGTGAGCTTCCCGCTCACGGTGAACGCCATCCGCCTGGCGCTTGAGGCGGTTGACCGGGGACTGGAGACGGCGGCGCGCACGCTCGGCGCCTCGCGCCTCGACGTCTTCTTCTCCGTGACACTGCCGCTCATGCTGCCCGGCGTGCTCTCCGGGGCGCTGCTCGCCATTGCCTCGGCGCTGGGCGAGTTCGGCGCGACGATCACCTTCGTCTCCAATATTGAGGGCCAGACGCGGACCATCCCGCTGGCCATCTACTCCGCTACCCACATGCCCGATGGCGATGCCGCCGCGCTGCGGCTTACCCTCGTCTCCATCGTGCTGGCGCTGGCCTCCTTGCTGCTCGCCAACCTGGTCGACCGGCGCATCCGGGTGATGATCGGGCGCGCATGA
- the modC gene encoding molybdenum ABC transporter ATP-binding protein yields the protein MIEIDLRLARPDGFTLSAAFTAPAAGVTALFGRSGAGKTTIIQAVAGVVRPDAGRIVVDGQTFFDAARGIDLPIEARRVGYVFQDARLFPHMSVARNLRYGERRTRSVERPIRFEAVVDLLGIDGLLDRRPHTLSGGERQRVAIGRALLAQPRLLLMDEPLAALDAARKAEILPYLERLRDEVKLPVLYVSHAIEEVMRLADVMVVLAGGRQVACGPLVDVMASPEIVPIIGRFDAGALLDCTVARHDAQYGLTELAFAGGVLRVPHVARPLGAKVRARVRARDVALALARPEGVSVSNLLAARVEAVRQLDGPYADVDLTVGPSRLVAMVTRESIARLAIRPGQEVWAMVKTVAVDSRPPDIAA from the coding sequence ATGATCGAGATCGACCTTCGCCTCGCGCGGCCGGATGGCTTCACCCTGTCCGCCGCCTTCACCGCCCCGGCGGCCGGCGTCACCGCGCTGTTCGGCCGCTCGGGGGCCGGCAAGACCACGATCATCCAGGCCGTGGCCGGCGTGGTGCGGCCGGATGCCGGGCGTATCGTCGTCGATGGGCAGACCTTCTTCGACGCGGCGCGCGGGATCGACCTGCCGATCGAGGCGCGGCGCGTTGGCTATGTGTTCCAGGACGCCCGGCTGTTCCCGCACATGTCGGTCGCGCGCAACCTGCGCTATGGCGAGCGGCGCACGCGCAGCGTCGAGCGGCCGATCCGCTTCGAGGCGGTGGTGGACCTGCTCGGCATTGATGGGCTTCTCGACCGCCGGCCGCACACGCTGTCCGGTGGCGAGCGCCAGCGCGTCGCCATAGGGCGCGCCTTGCTGGCGCAGCCGCGTCTGCTGCTGATGGATGAGCCGCTTGCCGCGCTCGATGCCGCGCGCAAGGCGGAGATCCTGCCCTATCTCGAACGGCTGCGCGACGAGGTGAAGCTGCCCGTCCTCTATGTCAGCCACGCCATCGAGGAGGTGATGCGGCTGGCCGATGTGATGGTGGTGCTGGCCGGCGGGCGACAGGTGGCGTGCGGGCCGCTGGTTGATGTCATGGCCAGCCCCGAGATCGTGCCGATCATCGGCCGCTTTGACGCCGGCGCGCTGCTCGACTGCACGGTGGCGCGGCATGACGCGCAGTATGGGTTGACCGAACTTGCCTTCGCTGGCGGGGTGCTGCGCGTGCCGCACGTGGCACGCCCGCTTGGAGCGAAAGTGCGGGCACGGGTGCGCGCCCGCGATGTGGCACTGGCGCTGGCTCGCCCCGAGGGCGTGTCAGTGTCCAATCTGCTTGCGGCGCGCGTCGAAGCGGTGCGCCAGCTTGATGGACCCTACGCCGATGTCGATCTCACCGTCGGCCCCAGCCGCCTCGTCGCCATGGTGACGCGCGAGAGCATCGCCCGTCTCGCCATCCGGCCGGGTCAGGAGGTCTGGGCGATGGTCAAGACCGTCGCGGTGGACAGCCGCCCGCCGGACATCGCGGCTTAG
- a CDS encoding winged helix-turn-helix domain-containing protein gives MARGKVDDVKEPARKPRDGLFIRVYFGDGRHIGPGMIELLETIRTERSILSAARKMGMSYRRAWLLVDEIAGNFREPVVVTHPGRRGHGTDLTPFGERLIALYRGIEASSATATRAAVDELRATLTPPSPEPPSGSQG, from the coding sequence ATGGCTCGGGGCAAGGTGGACGACGTGAAGGAGCCGGCGCGCAAACCGCGCGACGGCCTTTTCATCCGCGTCTATTTCGGCGATGGCCGGCATATCGGGCCGGGGATGATCGAGCTTCTCGAAACCATCCGCACCGAGCGCTCCATCCTCTCCGCCGCGCGCAAGATGGGCATGAGCTACCGCCGGGCCTGGCTGCTGGTGGACGAGATCGCCGGCAATTTCCGCGAACCGGTCGTCGTCACCCATCCCGGCCGACGCGGGCATGGCACCGATCTCACACCCTTCGGCGAGCGGCTGATCGCGCTCTATCGCGGCATTGAGGCGTCGAGCGCCACCGCCACGCGCGCCGCCGTGGACGAGTTGCGCGCCACACTCACCCCACCCTCCCCCGAGCCGCCGAGTGGCTCACAGGGGTAG
- a CDS encoding PepSY-associated TM helix domain-containing protein produces the protein MTATSVSADPTAEASERSANLYRAVWRWHFYAGLLVLPFMILLAVTGGLYLFRDELDGLWHRDLKQVAMQQTAPQAPSAWIASALTAHPGTVVKIITPSTSSASAEVVVKTTAGTRLSVYVDPYDSRVLGDLPDRGTIMWLIRRLHSLAEFGPIANGIIEIVGGWSILLVATGFYLWWPRQQTGGVVSVRGTPKKRVFWRDLHAVTGAFAGLAIGFMSLSGMPWSVLWGAKVNEWANSSNYGYPSGVRTNIPMSDEHLEHVNGPTTWSLEQAKVPVSTATPGQPIGIDAAAGIIDKLGVSPGYTLSLPTSPTGVYSASIYPDDLAKQRVVHLDQYSGKPLIDMSYADYGPAGKALEWGINIHLGQEFGLANQLFMLALCFAVILMSVSAAVMWWKRRPKGSLGVPPLPTDLSVMRGLIAMMAVVGLIFPLVGASLVVMVLLDFAFGRRRTRMRTA, from the coding sequence ATGACCGCTACATCCGTATCCGCCGACCCCACGGCCGAGGCGAGCGAACGCTCGGCCAATCTCTACCGCGCCGTCTGGCGCTGGCACTTCTATGCCGGGCTGCTGGTGCTGCCCTTCATGATCCTGCTGGCCGTCACCGGCGGGCTCTATCTGTTCCGCGACGAGCTGGACGGGCTCTGGCACCGCGACCTCAAGCAGGTCGCCATGCAACAGACCGCGCCACAGGCCCCGAGCGCCTGGATCGCCTCGGCTCTCACCGCGCATCCCGGAACGGTGGTCAAGATAATCACACCGTCCACCTCATCGGCCTCCGCCGAGGTGGTGGTGAAGACCACCGCCGGCACCCGCCTGTCGGTCTATGTCGACCCCTATGATTCCCGTGTGCTCGGCGACCTGCCCGATCGCGGCACCATCATGTGGCTGATCCGCCGCCTGCACAGCCTCGCGGAATTCGGCCCCATCGCCAACGGCATCATCGAGATCGTCGGCGGCTGGTCGATCCTGCTGGTCGCCACCGGCTTCTATCTCTGGTGGCCGCGCCAGCAAACCGGGGGCGTGGTGAGCGTGCGCGGCACCCCGAAGAAGCGGGTGTTCTGGCGCGATCTCCATGCCGTCACCGGCGCCTTCGCCGGCCTCGCCATCGGCTTCATGTCGCTCTCCGGCATGCCGTGGTCGGTGCTATGGGGTGCCAAGGTCAATGAGTGGGCCAATTCCTCGAACTATGGCTACCCAAGCGGCGTGCGGACCAATATCCCCATGTCGGACGAGCATCTGGAGCACGTGAACGGGCCGACGACCTGGTCGCTGGAACAGGCCAAGGTGCCGGTCTCGACGGCGACGCCCGGTCAGCCCATCGGCATCGACGCGGCCGCCGGGATCATCGACAAGCTCGGCGTCTCGCCCGGCTACACGCTGAGCCTGCCGACCTCGCCCACCGGCGTCTACAGCGCCTCGATCTACCCGGACGATCTCGCCAAGCAGCGCGTGGTGCATCTCGACCAGTATAGCGGCAAGCCCCTGATCGACATGAGCTATGCCGATTACGGCCCGGCCGGCAAAGCGCTGGAATGGGGCATCAACATCCATCTCGGCCAGGAGTTCGGCCTCGCCAACCAGCTCTTCATGCTGGCGCTCTGCTTCGCCGTCATCCTGATGTCGGTGTCGGCGGCGGTGATGTGGTGGAAGCGTCGCCCCAAGGGCTCGCTCGGCGTGCCGCCGCTGCCGACGGACCTGTCGGTGATGCGCGGGCTCATCGCCATGATGGCGGTGGTCGGTCTCATCTTCCCGCTGGTCGGCGCCTCGCTGGTGGTGATGGTGCTGCTCGACTTCGCCTTCGGCCGCCGCCGCACGCGCATGCGCACCGCCTGA
- a CDS encoding copper chaperone PCu(A)C — protein sequence MIRYLFSRVLRHTEDRVGFLVLAAALTFFAVQPAFAHGFKVGELEIGHPWARMTPSGAKVGGGYLSIENEGKTADTLVSATAEIADHVEIHEMAVKDGIMTMRMLPNGLEIPAGGEVKLAPGGFHLMFMGLKQPLKEGESFKGTLTFAKAGTVNVEFKIEGMGGPAGHDAHSGHGTPAN from the coding sequence ATGATCCGCTATCTGTTCAGCCGCGTCCTGCGTCACACCGAGGACCGCGTGGGTTTCCTCGTCCTCGCCGCCGCTCTCACCTTCTTCGCCGTCCAGCCCGCCTTCGCGCATGGCTTCAAGGTCGGCGAGCTTGAGATCGGCCACCCCTGGGCGCGCATGACGCCCTCCGGCGCCAAGGTCGGCGGCGGCTATCTCTCGATCGAGAATGAGGGGAAGACGGCGGACACGCTGGTCTCCGCCACCGCCGAGATCGCCGACCATGTCGAGATTCACGAAATGGCCGTCAAGGACGGCATCATGACCATGCGCATGCTGCCGAACGGGCTGGAAATCCCGGCCGGCGGCGAGGTGAAGCTGGCTCCCGGCGGCTTTCACCTGATGTTCATGGGCCTGAAGCAGCCGCTGAAGGAAGGCGAGAGCTTCAAGGGCACGCTCACCTTCGCCAAGGCCGGCACGGTGAATGTCGAGTTCAAGATCGAGGGCATGGGTGGTCCCGCCGGGCATGACGCCCATAGCGGCCACGGCACGCCAGCGAACTGA